The following proteins are co-located in the Streptococcus downei MFe28 genome:
- a CDS encoding DNA-3-methyladenine glycosylase I, giving the protein MNRCGWVKMTNPLYITYHDQEWGKLLHDDRSLFELLCLEGYQAGLSWETILNKRQAFKEAFHNYDIDRVAQMSDEELDSLLDNSDIIRHRAKLYATRANAQAFQAIQEEFGSFDRYIWSYLNFTPLVNQVDSYKDLPAQNDLSQKIAKDLKKRGCKFVGPTTIYSFLEAAGLINDHENGCDFK; this is encoded by the coding sequence ATGAATCGCTGTGGCTGGGTCAAGATGACCAACCCCTTATATATCACCTACCATGACCAGGAGTGGGGGAAGCTCCTGCATGATGATCGATCCCTTTTTGAGTTGCTTTGCCTAGAAGGTTATCAGGCCGGTCTGTCTTGGGAGACTATTCTCAACAAACGCCAAGCCTTCAAGGAGGCCTTTCATAACTATGATATTGACCGAGTCGCCCAGATGAGTGATGAGGAGCTTGACAGCTTGCTTGACAATTCTGACATCATTCGCCACCGAGCAAAACTCTACGCCACCCGTGCCAATGCCCAGGCCTTTCAAGCTATTCAAGAGGAATTTGGCTCCTTTGACCGTTATATTTGGTCCTATCTTAACTTTACTCCCCTTGTCAACCAAGTTGACAGTTATAAGGACCTACCTGCCCAAAACGACCTGTCCCAGAAGATTGCCAAGGATCTGAAAAAACGTGGCTGTAAATTCGTTGGCCCAACCACCATTTATTCCTTCCTAGAAGCAGCTGGACTCATCAATGACCACGAGAATGGCTGTGACTTTAAATAA
- a CDS encoding competence/damage-inducible protein A, translated as MKAEIIAVGTEILTGQIVNTNAQFLSEKFAELGIDVYFQTAVGDNEERLLSVLEQARQRSDMIVLCGGLGPTDDDLTKQTLAKFLHRPLVFDGQAMDKLNHFFAARPAVLKTANNERQAQIVEGATPLQNRTGLAVGGLLEVEGKTYIVLPGPPSELKPMVQEQLLPLIDQDHQQLYSRVLRFFGIGESQLVTIIDDFIKNQTDPTIAPYAKTGEVTLRVSTKAPSQDLAEQKLDQLEAKLMTVQSLEDRPLSSYFYAYGDDNSLPQVAFDLLKSSDKTITAAESLTAGLFQATLADFSGASTVFNGGFVTYSMEEKSKMLGIPLVDLQAHGVVSAFTAEAMAAGARRETGADLAISLTGVAGPDTLEGQPAGTVFIGLATADSLESHLVKINGRSRSDVREIAVLHAFNLVRKTLLKEKILV; from the coding sequence ATGAAAGCTGAAATAATTGCAGTCGGAACGGAAATTTTAACGGGGCAAATCGTCAACACCAATGCCCAATTTCTTTCAGAGAAATTTGCAGAATTGGGGATTGATGTCTACTTCCAGACAGCTGTTGGCGACAATGAAGAACGGCTTCTCTCAGTCCTTGAGCAGGCTCGCCAACGTAGTGACATGATTGTTCTCTGTGGTGGCCTTGGGCCAACGGATGATGACTTAACCAAACAGACTTTGGCCAAGTTTCTCCATCGGCCCTTGGTTTTTGATGGCCAGGCCATGGATAAGTTGAATCACTTCTTTGCGGCTCGTCCAGCGGTGCTCAAGACCGCCAACAATGAGCGCCAGGCCCAGATTGTTGAGGGGGCTACCCCTCTTCAAAACCGTACAGGTCTAGCAGTCGGTGGTCTTCTTGAGGTTGAGGGCAAGACCTATATTGTTCTACCAGGCCCACCTAGCGAACTCAAGCCTATGGTCCAAGAGCAACTGCTTCCCCTAATAGACCAGGATCATCAGCAACTTTACTCTCGTGTTTTGCGTTTCTTTGGTATTGGCGAAAGCCAGTTGGTGACGATTATTGATGATTTTATCAAGAATCAGACCGACCCGACCATTGCCCCCTATGCCAAGACGGGGGAAGTGACTCTGCGCGTATCCACCAAGGCCCCAAGCCAAGATTTAGCCGAGCAAAAATTGGATCAGCTAGAAGCAAAATTGATGACCGTTCAATCGCTGGAGGACCGTCCCTTATCTAGCTATTTCTATGCCTATGGCGATGATAATTCTCTGCCTCAAGTGGCCTTTGACTTGCTCAAAAGCTCTGACAAGACTATTACAGCTGCAGAAAGTCTAACCGCGGGCCTCTTCCAAGCCACTCTGGCGGACTTTTCAGGAGCTTCGACTGTCTTTAATGGAGGTTTTGTCACTTACAGTATGGAAGAAAAATCCAAGATGCTGGGCATACCTCTGGTAGACCTTCAAGCTCACGGGGTTGTCTCAGCCTTCACTGCCGAGGCAATGGCTGCTGGTGCTAGACGTGAGACTGGAGCTGATCTTGCTATTTCCCTGACTGGGGTTGCTGGACCTGATACCCTGGAAGGTCAACCGGCTGGAACTGTCTTTATTGGTCTGGCTACTGCTGACAGTTTAGAAAGTCACCTAGTGAAAATAAATGGACGCTCTCGTAGTGATGTGCGTGAGATTGCCGTCCTCCACGCCTTTAATCTGGTGCGAAAAACTTTATTAAAGGAGAAAATTTTAGTATAA
- a CDS encoding ATP-binding cassette domain-containing protein — protein sequence MSLLQLKDIHKSYYLGKEEFPVLKGIDLSFEQGDFISILGESGGGKSTLMNIIGGLDRNYSGDVLINGQPQKNKGEKAMDEYRRQTIGFIFQSFNLVNYLSVLDNVLTSLKMTKLSHKEQLAQAEKLLKQVGLYEHRKKKPAQLSGGQKQRVAIARALASNPEIIIADEPTGALDSQNTKEVLKILQDIARSGKTVIVVTHSQEVAEAGTRIVSLTDGQITADERIRDPFSTEKDSEELSSRPLTRGASWKMAWAHFKNAWKQNLIITIGMAIGLFSVMFFLGLGNGARGYMNSFIDEIANPKAFQVTLKNTDALTSTGMTGKDKDRIGNIKHVTKTEYGYYAPTFTISYKDKIVQNSILQTTNDTIVKKNISNKAMPKGDQIVVSKDYAKKNISKDVKKAVGKKVTIGLTALGDDGKPITITKEYTISGTTEQMNLVSMDSLQKAATKQGAKLKPNFITASVDNLNNTKQAQNDARALKKNGKVLYSITGVGATLNSIVQITYIVGVVLALVAGISLLVSILMIVATTYMSVTERTKEIGVLRAMGARRKDIRRLFVNESLLLGVSANILAIITALAVQLLVNKLVYSTIKFDIIQVSLTTTITTVIIGLLIALIASLAPSGKAARLNPIDALASE from the coding sequence ATGAGCCTATTACAATTAAAAGATATCCACAAATCTTATTACCTAGGTAAAGAAGAATTTCCCGTCCTAAAAGGAATCGACCTTTCTTTTGAGCAAGGTGATTTCATCAGCATTCTGGGAGAATCTGGTGGGGGAAAATCCACCTTGATGAATATTATTGGTGGACTGGATCGAAATTATTCTGGTGATGTCCTTATCAATGGACAACCGCAAAAAAATAAGGGTGAGAAGGCCATGGATGAGTATCGCCGCCAAACCATTGGTTTTATCTTTCAATCCTTCAATTTGGTGAACTACCTCAGTGTGCTAGACAATGTTCTGACTAGCCTAAAAATGACTAAGCTATCACATAAGGAACAGCTGGCTCAGGCTGAAAAACTTTTGAAACAAGTTGGCCTTTATGAGCACCGCAAGAAAAAGCCTGCCCAATTATCTGGTGGTCAAAAACAAAGAGTTGCTATTGCTCGGGCCTTGGCCAGCAATCCTGAGATTATCATCGCCGATGAACCAACCGGTGCTTTGGATTCTCAAAATACCAAAGAGGTTCTTAAAATTTTACAAGATATTGCTAGGTCAGGCAAAACTGTTATCGTAGTTACTCACTCCCAAGAAGTCGCTGAGGCAGGAACACGAATCGTCTCCCTGACCGATGGCCAAATAACTGCCGATGAGCGCATACGCGACCCATTCTCAACAGAGAAAGACTCGGAAGAATTATCTTCCAGACCTTTGACCAGGGGAGCTAGTTGGAAAATGGCCTGGGCTCACTTTAAAAATGCTTGGAAGCAAAACCTCATCATTACGATTGGGATGGCTATAGGTCTCTTTTCTGTCATGTTCTTCCTGGGCCTCGGTAATGGTGCAAGAGGCTATATGAATAGCTTTATAGATGAAATCGCTAATCCAAAGGCTTTTCAAGTTACCCTTAAAAATACCGATGCACTAACTAGCACTGGCATGACTGGCAAGGATAAAGATAGAATTGGTAACATTAAGCATGTTACCAAGACAGAATATGGCTATTACGCCCCCACTTTTACCATCAGTTATAAAGATAAAATCGTACAAAATAGTATTTTACAGACAACAAATGATACTATCGTAAAGAAGAATATCTCAAATAAGGCCATGCCTAAGGGAGACCAAATTGTTGTTTCAAAAGATTATGCCAAGAAAAATATTTCTAAGGATGTTAAAAAGGCCGTTGGTAAGAAGGTGACCATCGGGCTAACCGCCTTGGGTGACGACGGGAAACCTATTACCATTACTAAAGAATATACTATTTCAGGGACAACAGAGCAGATGAATCTAGTTTCTATGGATAGTTTACAAAAAGCTGCGACTAAGCAAGGAGCTAAGTTAAAACCTAATTTCATTACAGCTAGTGTTGATAATTTGAACAATACCAAACAGGCGCAAAACGATGCTCGAGCCTTGAAGAAAAACGGAAAGGTGCTCTATAGCATCACAGGTGTCGGCGCAACTCTAAACTCTATTGTACAAATCACCTATATCGTCGGGGTTGTTCTGGCCTTGGTTGCTGGTATTTCCCTCTTGGTCAGCATTTTGATGATTGTAGCAACGACCTATATGAGTGTTACGGAGAGAACCAAGGAAATCGGTGTTCTGCGGGCTATGGGGGCTCGTCGCAAAGATATTCGCCGGCTCTTTGTCAATGAAAGTCTTCTGCTGGGCGTGTCCGCCAATATTTTAGCCATCATCACCGCCCTAGCCGTTCAACTTTTGGTTAATAAATTGGTTTACTCGACCATTAAATTTGACATTATCCAAGTGTCCCTAACTACGACAATCACGACCGTCATCATTGGTTTGCTGATTGCCCTGATTGCTAGCCTTGCACCATCTGGTAAGGCAGCTAGACTCAATCCAATTGATGCCCTAGCTAGTGAATAA
- a CDS encoding ATP-binding cassette domain-containing protein: MEVYDNIDILGAKEHNLKNIDVTIPKNKLVVFAGVSGSGKSSLVFDTLARESSRQWQDSYPLFLRNKLPHYDRPQVDDIKNLPPSIVVNQKSLGTNTRSTVGTAMDIAPLVRLLFSRIGQPSAGGSMAYSFNHPAGMCPDCTGIGTVYQLIEGKIFDSSKSLNEGAICFSQFSSGWQAHLYQNNSLLDADKKLNQFSEAEWKILREGSDETIKVEIRSNNTGRVDRVDYEGVIPRFYRLYLKRDISKLKKALQEEVLSLVTQVPCGSCKGSGLNPKALAFKINGRNIVDYMDLSVSELLPLLEEVDSDLGQSLVAQISSAIKRMEAVGIGYLSLSRRTDTLSGGEVQRVKLTSRLQETGQIFVLDEPSTGLHDKDVEQLLSLLRRLVKQGNTVVMIEHRLELIGQADWIIDLGPEGGSNGGYILFEGKPTDIINCENSQTGKYLKNYSNFE; this comes from the coding sequence ATGGAAGTGTATGATAATATTGACATTTTGGGTGCGAAAGAGCATAACTTGAAAAACATAGATGTGACGATTCCTAAGAATAAACTGGTTGTCTTTGCAGGAGTTTCGGGCTCGGGAAAATCTTCCCTTGTCTTTGATACGCTGGCTCGGGAAAGCAGTCGTCAGTGGCAGGATAGCTATCCGCTCTTTCTGAGAAATAAATTGCCCCACTATGACCGACCGCAAGTGGACGATATCAAGAATTTACCGCCGTCTATTGTTGTCAATCAGAAATCTCTAGGAACTAATACACGCTCGACAGTCGGGACTGCCATGGATATTGCTCCGCTTGTCCGTCTGCTTTTCTCACGCATCGGTCAGCCCAGTGCGGGAGGTTCCATGGCTTACTCTTTTAATCATCCTGCGGGGATGTGCCCTGATTGCACAGGAATAGGGACGGTTTACCAGCTGATAGAAGGTAAGATCTTTGACAGCAGTAAATCGCTAAATGAAGGGGCTATTTGCTTCAGTCAATTTTCTAGTGGCTGGCAGGCTCATCTCTACCAAAATAATTCTTTGCTGGATGCAGATAAAAAACTGAATCAGTTTTCTGAGGCAGAATGGAAGATCTTGCGAGAAGGAAGCGATGAAACGATTAAGGTTGAAATCCGTTCCAATAATACAGGGCGCGTTGACCGCGTTGATTACGAAGGGGTTATTCCGCGTTTCTACCGTCTTTATCTGAAACGAGATATTTCTAAGTTGAAAAAAGCACTGCAAGAAGAAGTGCTCTCCCTTGTTACTCAGGTGCCTTGTGGGAGCTGTAAGGGTTCAGGACTTAATCCCAAGGCCTTGGCTTTTAAAATCAACGGCCGCAATATTGTTGACTATATGGATTTATCTGTCAGTGAACTCTTGCCCCTGCTTGAAGAGGTTGACAGCGACTTGGGTCAATCTTTAGTCGCCCAAATCTCATCAGCCATTAAACGGATGGAGGCTGTCGGCATTGGTTATTTATCTTTGTCACGCCGGACGGACACTCTATCAGGCGGCGAAGTGCAACGTGTCAAGCTCACCAGTCGATTGCAGGAAACCGGACAAATCTTTGTCCTCGACGAACCAAGTACAGGCTTGCATGATAAGGATGTTGAGCAGCTGCTCAGCTTACTAAGACGTCTCGTTAAACAAGGGAATACCGTTGTGATGATTGAGCATCGTTTGGAACTCATTGGTCAAGCCGATTGGATTATTGATTTAGGACCAGAGGGCGGAAGCAATGGTGGCTATATCCTATTTGAAGGCAAACCAACTGATATTATAAATTGCGAAAATTCTCAAACCGGAAAATATTTGAAAAACTATTCAAACTTTGAATGA
- a CDS encoding MarR family winged helix-turn-helix transcriptional regulator, whose translation MESNFINQLSAQEKAFASLYRTLSKRFGLSECGMWVCYFLLVNSGDITQQDLVEHLMFPKQTIHSSVKKLLADQYVEVTALPGSRKSKKLLLTERGKHHTQLTVAKMLEAEKRAMKVMGQKEMQQYVDLQGAYLALVKEEFAKAGLLPLKKLEDN comes from the coding sequence TTGGAATCAAATTTTATCAATCAATTATCAGCACAAGAAAAGGCTTTTGCTTCTCTTTACCGAACCTTATCAAAAAGATTTGGACTGTCGGAGTGTGGCATGTGGGTCTGTTATTTTTTATTGGTGAATAGCGGTGACATTACGCAACAGGATTTAGTCGAACATCTGATGTTTCCTAAGCAAACTATTCATTCTTCGGTAAAAAAGCTACTTGCTGACCAATATGTGGAAGTGACCGCGCTTCCAGGTTCTCGAAAGAGCAAAAAACTCTTATTGACTGAAAGAGGCAAACATCATACACAGCTGACTGTTGCTAAAATGCTGGAAGCAGAGAAACGGGCAATGAAGGTCATGGGGCAAAAAGAGATGCAACAGTATGTTGACCTTCAAGGGGCCTATTTGGCTCTCGTGAAGGAAGAATTTGCTAAGGCTGGTTTGCTGCCGCTAAAAAAATTGGAGGATAACTGA
- the spx gene encoding transcriptional regulator Spx, producing the protein MIKIYTISSCTSCKKAKTWLNNHQLPYKEQNLGKEGLTKEEILNILSKTENGVESIVSSKNRYARALEFDIDELSLSQVVDLIQENPRILKSPILIDDKRLQVGYKEDDIRAFLPRAIREVENNQARMRAVL; encoded by the coding sequence ATGATTAAGATTTATACTATTTCTAGCTGTACCAGCTGTAAAAAAGCAAAAACTTGGTTAAACAACCACCAATTACCATATAAAGAACAAAACCTAGGTAAAGAAGGGCTGACAAAGGAAGAGATTCTCAACATCCTTTCCAAGACCGAAAACGGTGTGGAGAGCATCGTTTCTTCCAAGAATCGCTATGCCCGTGCCTTGGAGTTTGATATTGATGAGCTCAGCCTCAGTCAAGTGGTTGATTTGATTCAAGAAAATCCACGTATCCTCAAGAGTCCCATCCTGATTGACGACAAGCGCCTGCAAGTGGGCTATAAGGAGGATGATATTCGTGCCTTCCTTCCACGTGCGATTCGCGAGGTTGAAAATAATCAGGCTCGGATGCGGGCGGTTCTGTAA
- a CDS encoding CPBP family intramembrane glutamic endopeptidase, translating to MTGPFIEELVFRKSLMDTGRKFTSIPLIIILQALLFAAIHMHALQISEFISVIPQLITALIWGIFYSKTDQIFYPVTVHILINTIGILVVCLI from the coding sequence GTGACCGGTCCTTTTATCGAAGAATTAGTCTTTCGGAAATCCTTGATGGATACAGGAAGGAAATTCACGTCTATTCCCCTTATTATCATCCTACAGGCACTTTTATTTGCGGCAATTCACATGCACGCCTTACAAATTTCGGAATTCATCAGTGTCATCCCACAGTTGATAACAGCGCTTATTTGGGGAATTTTCTATAGCAAGACAGACCAGATTTTTTATCCAGTCACTGTGCATATACTCATAAATACAATCGGAATCCTAGTGGTCTGCCTGATTTGA
- the ruvA gene encoding Holliday junction branch migration protein RuvA, which translates to MYDYLKGILTKITAKYIVIEAGGLGYMVNVANPYSFSDQMNQDIQIYLHYVVREDAQLLYGFHNEEEKAVFLNLISVSGIGPTTALAIVAVDDNEGLVAAIDNSDIKYLTKFPKIGKKTAQQMVLDLAGKFVEVPQADGKTSPQAQSTNQNLNEAMEALQALGYKASELKKVRVFFEGTDETAENYIKSALKMLMK; encoded by the coding sequence ATGTACGACTATCTCAAAGGCATTCTGACAAAGATTACAGCAAAATATATCGTGATTGAGGCTGGTGGTCTTGGCTATATGGTCAATGTTGCCAACCCCTATTCCTTCTCTGACCAGATGAACCAAGACATTCAAATCTATCTCCACTACGTGGTGCGTGAGGATGCCCAACTGCTTTATGGTTTTCACAACGAGGAAGAAAAAGCTGTTTTCCTCAATTTGATTTCTGTCTCAGGTATCGGTCCAACCACCGCCCTAGCTATCGTTGCCGTCGATGATAATGAGGGTCTGGTCGCTGCCATTGATAATAGCGACATCAAGTATCTGACCAAATTTCCCAAAATTGGCAAAAAAACAGCCCAGCAGATGGTTTTGGACTTGGCTGGCAAGTTTGTCGAAGTCCCTCAAGCAGATGGCAAGACCAGCCCACAAGCTCAAAGCACCAATCAAAATCTGAACGAAGCCATGGAAGCCCTTCAAGCTCTGGGCTACAAGGCCAGCGAACTCAAGAAGGTCCGTGTCTTTTTCGAAGGAACCGACGAAACCGCAGAGAATTATATCAAGTCAGCTCTGAAGATGTTGATGAAATAA
- the mutL gene encoding DNA mismatch repair endonuclease MutL has protein sequence MSKIIELPEVLANQIAAGEVVERPSSVVKELVENAIDAGSTQITVEIEESGLKKIQVTDNGQGIENDDVALSLRRHATSKIKNQADLFRIRTLGFRGEALPSIASISDLTIKTAVKGADYGTLLVAKGGEILSQEPISTPVGTKITVEDLFFNTPARLKYMKSLQAELGHIVDVINRQSLGHPEIAFILINEGRELTKTAGTGDLRQAIAGIYGLTTAKKMVEISNSDLDFKVSGYISLPELTRANRNYITILINGRYIKNFLLNRAILDGYGSKLMVGRFPLAVIDIQIDPYLADVNVHPTKQEVRISKEKELMQLIREAIAESLREQDLIPDALENLAKSSVRKVEKPVQTSLPLKQTSLYYDQKRQDFFLKSDNQIAENQSGPASEPVNQVDNSVKSVSSSTSVKQAQRPQPEGQDGEHPDIDFSKKAQTHKLMDRLDREESSAFPELDYFGQMQGTYLFAQGQGGLYIIDQHAAQERVKYEYYREKIGDVDSSLQQLLVPYLFEFRAEDFINLQEKMPLLNQVGIYLEPYGNNTFILREHPIWMKEEEIESGVYEMCDMLLLTNQVSIKVYRAELAIMMSCKRSIKANHALDDYSARNLLVQLSQCKNPYNCPHGRPVLVNFTKSDMEKMFRRIQENHTSLRELGKY, from the coding sequence ATGTCAAAAATTATTGAATTGCCAGAGGTTCTGGCCAACCAGATTGCTGCTGGTGAAGTTGTTGAGCGACCCAGTAGCGTTGTCAAAGAACTAGTCGAGAATGCTATTGATGCGGGGAGCACGCAGATTACGGTTGAAATAGAAGAGTCCGGTCTCAAGAAAATTCAGGTGACCGACAACGGCCAGGGGATTGAAAATGACGATGTCGCCCTTAGTCTGCGTCGCCATGCCACCAGCAAAATTAAAAATCAGGCAGACCTCTTTCGAATTCGCACTTTGGGATTTAGGGGAGAAGCCCTGCCTTCCATCGCCTCAATCAGCGATTTGACCATAAAAACAGCGGTAAAGGGAGCTGACTACGGAACGCTTCTGGTCGCCAAAGGGGGAGAAATCCTCTCCCAGGAGCCTATCAGTACTCCTGTGGGTACCAAGATTACGGTTGAGGACCTCTTTTTCAATACTCCAGCCCGCCTCAAATATATGAAATCTCTGCAAGCCGAATTGGGCCACATTGTTGATGTTATCAATCGGCAGAGTCTGGGTCATCCTGAAATTGCCTTCATCCTCATTAACGAGGGGCGTGAGTTGACCAAGACAGCTGGAACAGGTGACCTCCGTCAGGCTATCGCAGGAATTTACGGTCTCACTACCGCCAAGAAGATGGTTGAAATTTCCAATAGTGACCTAGATTTTAAAGTTTCGGGCTATATCAGCCTGCCTGAGTTGACTAGGGCAAACCGCAACTACATCACCATACTTATCAATGGTCGTTACATCAAAAATTTCCTCCTTAACCGAGCCATTTTAGATGGCTATGGCTCCAAGCTTATGGTTGGTCGCTTTCCTTTGGCTGTCATTGATATCCAGATTGACCCCTATCTAGCCGATGTCAATGTCCATCCAACCAAGCAGGAAGTCCGTATTTCTAAAGAAAAGGAGCTCATGCAGCTCATTCGCGAGGCTATTGCTGAAAGTCTGCGGGAGCAGGATTTGATTCCAGATGCCTTAGAAAATCTGGCCAAGTCTAGCGTCCGTAAGGTAGAAAAGCCTGTTCAAACCAGCCTGCCTCTCAAGCAGACCAGTCTCTATTATGACCAAAAGCGTCAAGACTTCTTCCTTAAATCAGACAATCAAATAGCAGAAAATCAGTCAGGCCCAGCATCTGAGCCTGTCAATCAAGTTGACAATTCTGTCAAGTCCGTTTCCTCATCTACCTCCGTCAAGCAGGCGCAACGCCCTCAGCCTGAAGGCCAAGATGGGGAACACCCTGACATTGACTTCTCAAAGAAGGCCCAAACTCACAAATTGATGGACCGTTTAGACCGGGAAGAAAGTTCTGCCTTTCCTGAATTGGATTATTTTGGCCAGATGCAAGGGACCTATCTCTTTGCCCAAGGTCAAGGTGGCCTCTACATTATTGACCAACACGCTGCCCAGGAGCGGGTCAAATACGAATACTACCGAGAAAAAATTGGGGATGTTGACAGTTCTTTACAGCAGCTCTTGGTTCCCTATCTCTTTGAATTTCGAGCGGAAGATTTTATCAATCTCCAGGAAAAAATGCCCCTTCTCAACCAAGTAGGTATCTATCTTGAGCCCTACGGTAATAATACCTTTATCTTACGGGAACATCCTATTTGGATGAAGGAGGAAGAGATTGAATCGGGCGTCTATGAGATGTGCGATATGCTCCTCTTGACGAACCAAGTTTCCATCAAGGTTTACCGGGCTGAGTTGGCTATCATGATGAGCTGTAAACGTTCAATCAAAGCCAACCACGCCCTAGATGATTACTCTGCCCGCAATCTCTTGGTTCAATTATCCCAGTGTAAAAATCCCTATAACTGCCCTCACGGTCGACCTGTACTGGTTAATTTTACCAAATCTGATATGGAAAAAATGTTCCGTCGGATTCAAGAGAATCATACTAGTCTGCGGGAGCTGGGGAAATATTAA
- the recA gene encoding recombinase RecA, whose protein sequence is MAKKAKKTDEITKKFGDERKKALDDALKTIEKDFGKGAIMKLGERADQKVQVMSSGSLALDIALGVGGYPKGRIIEIYGPESSGKTTVALHAVAQAQKEGGIAAFIDAEHALDPSYAVALGVNIDELLLSQPDSGEQGLEIAGKLIDSGAVDLVVVDSVAALVPRAEIDGDIGDSHVGLQARMMSQAMRKLSASINKTKTIAIFINQLREKVGVMFGNPETTPGGRALKFYSSVRLDVRGNTQIKGTGDQKDSSIGKETKIKVVKNKVAPPFKVAQVEIMYGEGISRTGELVKIATDLDIIQKAGAWYSYNGEKIGQGSENAKKYLADNPEVFDEIDKKVRIKYGLIEDDKTPEEPATEADSANKSEPEELSLDLDSIEIEE, encoded by the coding sequence TTGGCAAAAAAAGCGAAAAAAACAGATGAAATTACCAAGAAGTTTGGTGATGAACGTAAAAAAGCCCTAGATGATGCCCTGAAAACCATTGAAAAAGACTTTGGTAAGGGTGCCATCATGAAGTTGGGTGAAAGAGCCGACCAAAAGGTCCAAGTCATGAGCTCAGGTAGTCTGGCCCTTGACATTGCCCTCGGTGTTGGTGGCTATCCAAAGGGGCGGATTATTGAAATCTATGGCCCTGAAAGTTCAGGTAAGACAACGGTTGCCTTGCATGCAGTAGCTCAAGCACAAAAAGAAGGCGGTATCGCAGCCTTTATTGATGCCGAGCATGCCTTGGATCCAAGTTATGCTGTAGCCCTGGGGGTCAATATTGATGAATTGTTGTTGTCCCAACCGGACTCAGGTGAGCAAGGTTTGGAAATTGCTGGCAAACTGATTGACTCAGGTGCCGTGGATTTGGTCGTTGTTGACTCCGTTGCAGCCCTAGTCCCTCGTGCCGAAATTGATGGAGATATTGGTGATAGTCATGTTGGCCTTCAGGCTCGCATGATGAGTCAGGCTATGCGTAAGCTGTCAGCTTCTATCAATAAGACCAAGACCATTGCCATCTTTATCAACCAACTGCGGGAAAAAGTTGGGGTTATGTTTGGTAATCCAGAAACCACTCCTGGTGGTCGTGCCCTGAAATTCTACTCATCCGTCCGTCTTGATGTCCGTGGAAATACCCAAATCAAGGGAACTGGTGACCAAAAAGATAGTAGCATCGGTAAGGAAACTAAGATTAAGGTCGTTAAGAACAAGGTAGCCCCACCATTTAAGGTTGCCCAAGTTGAAATTATGTACGGCGAAGGAATCTCTAGAACCGGTGAACTTGTCAAGATTGCGACTGACCTAGACATTATTCAAAAGGCGGGGGCTTGGTATTCTTATAATGGTGAAAAGATTGGTCAAGGCTCTGAAAATGCCAAGAAATACTTGGCAGACAATCCAGAAGTCTTTGATGAAATTGACAAGAAAGTCCGTATCAAATATGGCCTAATTGAAGATGATAAAACTCCAGAGGAACCAGCAACTGAAGCTGATTCAGCTAACAAATCAGAGCCAGAAGAACTATCCCTTGATCTCGATAGCATCGAAATAGAGGAATGA
- a CDS encoding helix-turn-helix transcriptional regulator, whose protein sequence is MKVSQVLKEIRQKHGLTQDDLAQKLHVSRSAIARWESEVGLPDIGNLLTISETFHTSLEKLIKEDKAIKEKVVRDNQIKKWHYLILAYLLATLIYIAYFALVHRIFMLGFLIATIFTLAYEIKLFLQRR, encoded by the coding sequence ATGAAAGTCTCTCAGGTTCTTAAGGAAATCCGTCAGAAACACGGACTAACTCAAGATGATCTAGCTCAAAAGCTCCATGTTTCTCGTTCAGCCATTGCTCGGTGGGAGTCAGAAGTCGGTTTACCTGATATTGGTAACTTGTTAACTATCAGCGAAACTTTTCATACCAGTTTAGAGAAGCTAATCAAGGAGGACAAGGCCATCAAAGAAAAAGTTGTTCGAGATAATCAGATTAAAAAATGGCACTATCTCATTCTTGCCTATCTACTGGCAACGCTTATCTATATTGCCTATTTTGCCTTGGTTCACAGAATCTTTATGCTGGGCTTCTTGATTGCAACGATTTTCACATTAGCTTACGAAATAAAATTATTTCTCCAAAGGAGATAA